One Rosa chinensis cultivar Old Blush chromosome 5, RchiOBHm-V2, whole genome shotgun sequence genomic region harbors:
- the LOC112165655 gene encoding uncharacterized protein LOC112165655: protein MTEEFQEAEVIFSENGESCLDFRQQQQQHAKKSSVTKKKKKTVPVRIPNHVFDFRGGGGGGVLNDVDDDERYYKDEGEIVPPHLIIRRRVEGKMAFSVCTGNGRTLKGRDLSQVRNSILRMTGFLEA from the coding sequence ATGACAGAAGAGTTTCAAGAAGCCGAGGTGATCTTCTCGGAGAACGGAGAGTCCTGCTTGGATTTCCGgcaacaacagcaacaacacGCTAAGAAGTCGTCGgtgacaaagaagaagaagaaaacggtGCCAGTGAGGATTCCGAATCATGTGTTCGACTTCCGCggtgggggtggtggtggtgttcttAATGACGTCGACGACGATGAGCGTTACTACAAGGACGAAGGAGAGATAGTGCCGCCGCATTTGATCATACGGCGGCGCGTGGAAGGGAAGATGGCGTTTTCAGTGTGCACCGGAAACGGAAGAACTCTGAAGGGGAGGGATTTGAGTCAAGTCCGGAATTCCATTCTCAGAATGACCGGGTTCTTGgaagcttaa
- the LOC112201598 gene encoding transcription initiation factor IIA subunit 2, translating to MATLYRSSGIGKCLVETLEEMLENGTLTAELAFQVLLQFDASMAQAFRTRVKNKVSIKGHLHTYNFCNHVWNFSVHDAVVRYQNNIGATVEENVDRLKIVACDPKSPADLVISIS from the coding sequence ATGGCGACCCTTTACAGAAGCTCGGGGATCGGAAAATGTCTGGTTGAGACTTTGGAAGAGATGCTTGAGAACGGAACTCTCACCGCCGAACTTGCCTTTCAGGTTCTGCTCCAATTCGACGCGTCTATGGCTCAAGCTTTCAGAACCCGAGTGAAAAACAAAGTCTCCATCAAGGGACATCTGCATACCTACAATTTCTGCAACCATGTTTGGAACTTCTCCGTACACGATGCTGTGGTCAGATACCAGAATAATATTGGCGCCACCGTCGAGGAGAACGTTGACCGCCTTAAAATAGTGGCCTGCGACCCAAAAAGCCCTGCCGACCTTGTAATATCAATCTCGTGA